The Sulfitobacter sp. SK011 genome contains the following window.
CCAGCATGATCGGCTGCATCTCGCCGCAGCGCACAGCAGCAAGCAGATTGATGGTTTCGGTGATCGGCGCACAGCCCGCGACAAACGACAGCGTATCCTGCCCCACCTGATAGGATGACGGGCACAGGATATTTCGAAAACCCTGCGCCTCGGCGGTCTTTACGATGTTCGAACAATGCTCCCAACTGGACCGCAAGGCACCATCAGGGACACCCAGAAACTGATAATCATCAGAGCATAATGCAGAAAACCAGGACACCTCCGTTGCGGTCAGATCAGCCGAGGTGATGGGGACGACAGACATCAGGGTTCTCCGCGCATTGGTTCTCACTTAAGTATTGCGTAGCACCCGAATTGATGTAGATCAATAGTGTATCAATTTCGAAAACCGAGCCCTGTCTGAAAGGCAGACCTTCGATGGCCTATACCGACCACCCACCGCACGCCTTGCCCCGGTTCGTGCAGATCAGCGAGTTCCTGATGCGCGAAATTGCATCAGGGCGATTGATCAACGGGGAACGTCTGGCACCAGAGCGAGAGATGGCAGCGGGCTTCAATGTCTCGGTCGGAACCTTGCGAAAATCGCTCAATGAGCTTGAAAAAAAGGGGCTGCTGGAACGGATACAAGGGTCTGGCAATTACATCAGACAGGGCGATGCGGTCGACAGTGTCTATGCCATGTTCCGGCTCGAATTGCGCAAGGGTGGCGGCTTGCCCCGGGCGGATGTCTTGGATGTGGCCTTGCTGACCAAACCGAAAGACCTGCCCGCATTTGGCACATCAACTCAGGCAACCCGCATCCGCCGATTGCGCTACCTGAATGATACAATTGTCGCAATCGAGGAAATCTGGCTGGATGAAAGCGCGGGAATCGTAACTGCCGGTGGGTTGTCAGAGTCTCTTTATCACCATTACCGCACCAAGCTGGATCTGTGGATTTCGCGCGCCGAAGATTACGTCAGCATCGACACAGTACCCAACTGGGCCCCCACCCTTTTTCCAGTGCGCCCTGCCACAACGACCGGATTTATCGAACGGCTCAGCTGGGCAGATGCACCGATGCCGGTCGAATACTCCCGCACGTGGTTTGACACCAAACAGGCACAATACGTCCAACGATTGAAATGAGAAATCCATGGGTACCACAATCAGATACGGCATGATCGGCTGCGGCATGATGGGCCACGAACACCTGCGCAACATCGCTTTGCTGGACAATGCAAGGGTCACAGTGATCTTTGAACCAGACCCGCAGATGGCTGCCTCTGCCCTAGAAACGGCCCCTGGCGCACGGCCTGTCAACTCTCTGGTCGACCTCTTGGCCCAAGAAGATGTGGATTGTCTGGTCATCACCAGTCCAAACTTTTGCCATATGGAACAGCTTTGCGAAATCGCCGCCACCCGCACATTGCCCATTCTTGTGGAAAAACCCTTGTTCACCAACATTGCTGATTTGGCCGCGTTAGAAGAGTTCGAGCGAGATTACCCTGCCCCCGTCTGGGTCGCGATGGAATATCGCTTCATGCCGCCCATCGCTGCATTTGCCCATCAGGTGGTGCAGGCCACAGGCGGGATCAAGATGCTGACGATCCGTGAACACCGCTTCCCCTTCCTCACCAAAGTCGGCGATTGGAACCGGTTCAATGCCAAGACCGGCGGCACATTTGTTGAAAAATGCTGTCACTTCTTTGACCTGATGCGGCTGCTGATCGGGGCAGAACCTGTGCGGATCATGGCCTCGGCTGGGCAGGACGTGAACCATCTGGATGAGACCTACGATGGCGTGCACTCAGATATCATCGACAATGGCTTTGTCATCGTTGATTTTGAGAACGGTGCGCGCGCGATGTTGGAGTTGTGTATGTTCGCAGAAGGTGCGGAGTTTCAGGAAGAGATTTCGGCCGTTGGTCCACTGGGCAAGCTCGAAGCCAGGGTACCGGGTCCGGGGCGGTTCTGGCCGGAACATCTGGGTGCGCCACCGACGCCTTTGCTGATCGAAAGCCCCCGTGACCCGCGCGGCCCGCGCACCACCCCGATCCCTGTTGATCCCGCTTTGCTGGACGCGGGCGATCACAACGGATCGACCTTTTATCAACACCAGTTGTTTCTGAAGTTGGTGCGCGGTGAGCTTGATGCGCCCGGCGTCAGTCTCGATGATGGCAAAAAGGCCGTGTTGATGGGATTTGCAGCCCAGCAAAGTGCGCAGACAGGTAAAGCTGTTGAACTGGCAGATT
Protein-coding sequences here:
- a CDS encoding GntR family transcriptional regulator, which gives rise to MAYTDHPPHALPRFVQISEFLMREIASGRLINGERLAPEREMAAGFNVSVGTLRKSLNELEKKGLLERIQGSGNYIRQGDAVDSVYAMFRLELRKGGGLPRADVLDVALLTKPKDLPAFGTSTQATRIRRLRYLNDTIVAIEEIWLDESAGIVTAGGLSESLYHHYRTKLDLWISRAEDYVSIDTVPNWAPTLFPVRPATTTGFIERLSWADAPMPVEYSRTWFDTKQAQYVQRLK
- a CDS encoding Gfo/Idh/MocA family protein; amino-acid sequence: MGTTIRYGMIGCGMMGHEHLRNIALLDNARVTVIFEPDPQMAASALETAPGARPVNSLVDLLAQEDVDCLVITSPNFCHMEQLCEIAATRTLPILVEKPLFTNIADLAALEEFERDYPAPVWVAMEYRFMPPIAAFAHQVVQATGGIKMLTIREHRFPFLTKVGDWNRFNAKTGGTFVEKCCHFFDLMRLLIGAEPVRIMASAGQDVNHLDETYDGVHSDIIDNGFVIVDFENGARAMLELCMFAEGAEFQEEISAVGPLGKLEARVPGPGRFWPEHLGAPPTPLLIESPRDPRGPRTTPIPVDPALLDAGDHNGSTFYQHQLFLKLVRGELDAPGVSLDDGKKAVLMGFAAQQSAQTGKAVELADWFEK